CTCCCCAACATAACCCTCTAGATGCTCTCCTCGATACATCAGGTTCTCGAACTGTAAATACCCTCCCCGTTGAACTCTGCGCCGAGTTTGCTTCATTAAACAGATATCCAACTCGCGTTCAGAGCGTAACTCAGGCATAGCAATCAATCCCGACTCCCATCGTTGAAAACGAGTCTGTTCTCCCATTCGAGCATCTATTTGTTGGTTATAACGATCCACGATATATCGAACGAATAATTGTTCTAAATCTCGCAGCGTTAAACAAGCCTCCTTTTCGGCATCTTTGGGACGCTCTTGAACATTTGAGCCAGTATATCCTCTTAACGTCGAAAAGAATTCTGTATTAAAGGTTTTAAAGGGACGTTCAACAATTCCGCCTTCACTGGGACGATCGCGCAGATGGCATACAAACCCTAACTGTGCCGAAATTTGTTGGAGATGGTTAGAGCGAAAATCCTTACCGCCATCAGTGAAGAAATGCTCAGGTTTGCCATACGTTCCCCATGATTCGTGGAGTTTATATTCTGCGCCGTATCGTTTGGGTAGCATTGCATGACGCAAGGCTAAAGACACCACTTGAGAACTTGGGGCATCGTAGCCCAAATGAAACCCAACAATACAACGAGAATAAGTATCAATAACTGTTGTCAGCCAGGGACGACTCAGAATTTCTCCGTATTTATCAACCAGTAAAATATCAGCACGAGTATGGTCACACTGCCAAACATGATTACTATACTCAACAGATAAATCCTGTCCAGCACGAGTTTTTACAGATAATTGTGAACCCCGCCAGCCAGGAGAACGAATACTCTTTTTCTTTTCTTGTGCTTCTATGACTGGCTCAAGAACACGATAAACTGTCATGTGACTGAGAGGTTTTAAGCCCAATTCTTTGGCTTTAATTGCAGTACGGAGATAAACTTGCTTGCGGGTCATGCGCTTGCTTCCTTTATTCCCCTCTTTATAGGTCTTGAGAATAAATTCTTCTAAACGAGAATCAATGCGATGATCTCCTTTATCGGAACGTTCCCCAGTAGATAAAGCACTTAAACCTTCTTCTTCCCATCGCTTTACCAGCCGTTGAACCGTTCGCACTGACTTTCCTAACTTTTGGGCTGCATCTTTTAATTTCTTACCATAGGTAGCGCGATGCGCCGAAGGCGCGTGACGCTTCGCGTCAATCGCAGGGTTCAAGAAGACTTTGAATAATCTCCAGCTTGAGTTTCGCTTCCTCTGAAAGTTCTTCAGAAGGAATAACAGGAAAAGCTGGTTTCTCCTCTTGGGTATTAGATGATGAGGTTAGTTGTTCCTCCATTGCACAATTTTGATTAATAATACATTTATGTTTTTATAATTTAAGCCTAACACGAACAATTGGATTCGACGACAAATTTCCTGTGAATTTACAGTAAAATTATGCAAAATCCCAGAATCAGGGAAATGACAATTATTTTGTGAAAAGTCAGGAAAACGACATCGAATTTGTGAAAGCCCGTGAGGAGGATTCTTTAAGGTTATAGTAATGTTTAAATTGCGGTAATCCCTGCGCCATGACTCTATCTGAAGTGTTTAAAAAGCCGATGACATAAATTTGTTAAGACGACAGATAATTAGTTACTGTACATGAAGCTTTCCTCAGATAGGGAGAATATGGAGGTTTATACGCCCCGTCTGGCGTTAGGATTAGTCGTAGGATTCCCGCTTATCTCGCTAAACCATTGAAGAATGCTTATTATTCATAACGAAGAATTACTAGACTTAATTCGTTCTCATTATTCTCCTGTTGATATTGAAAATATATTGGTGCGACTTCTTGAAAAAGAAGCCCTTACATTTCCCCGTTTAGAGAATGGTTTGTTCCCGGCAGCAGAATTAGATGAGGAAACAGAATATACAGGATACTCTAATGTTTGGGTACGAGATAATATTCATGTTGCCCATGCCCATTATGTCTGGGGAAAAACAGATATTGCGGTACAAAATGCCCAAACCTTGATGGCATATTTTACCAAGCATCGATCGCGCTTTGAAAAGATTATTGATCAACCTCCCCTAGCAAAAAATGTCATGAATCGTCCTCATGTTCGATTTAATGGCAACACCCTTGAAGAAAACCCTGAAAACTGGCCCCATGCCCAAAATGATGCCTTAGGCTACTTTTTATGGTTCTATTGTTTCTTAGTACGAGAAGGATGGATTAGTTTAACGGAATTGGATGTAAAAACCCTCGCGTTGTTTCCTCTCTATTTTCGCGCGATCGCGTTTTGGCAAGATGAAGATAGTGGTCATTGGGAAGAAACTCGCAAGATAGAAGCCTCTAGTATTGGCACAGTGGTAGCAGGATTAAAAGCACTAAGACAACTGAATCTCAATGCTAATTTTATTGCCCATTGCTGTGAGTATAATGGCGAAGTTATTACTCCTCGCTTATTAGATGAGTTAATTGAAAAAGGCAATATTGCCCTCAATCAAATTCTCCCGGCTGAATGTATCCAAAAGGATCCCAAGAAACAACGAGAGTCTGATGGGGCGTTATTATTCTTAATTTATCCTTTAGGTGTCATCTCCGATGCAATGGCAGAAAAAGTGCGCGATCGCGTTTTAAATAACTTAGAAGGGAAGTATGGAATTAAACGGTATTTAGGCGATTCGTTTTGGTTTCCTAACTACAAAACCCTCTTAAGCCAAGAGTTGCGTACTGCTGATTTTAGTAATGAAATTGAAAAACGAGATGCCTTTTTAAAAGAAGGACAAGAAGCCCAATGGTGCATTTTTGATCCCATTGTTTCTGTTATCTTTGGGCAAGATTATCAGAAAACTAAACATCCAGAAAACTTACAGCAGCAAATCCATTACCTGAATCGTTCCCTTGGACAAATTACAGGCAAAAACAGTGAATTTGGCGCTTATAAATGTCCCGAGTTGTATCATATCGAAGGGGAAGAATATGTTCCCAGTGATGCCACGCCACTATTATGGACACAAGCTAATTTAATTATTGCCTTAAAAATGATGGAAGCCAGTTTAAGCAACCAGCATTGATTCTAGACCAAAATGGCTTAGGATATTAAGAAGGTGTTGTTCTTTAGGGAGAAATTATGGCGGTGCAATTGAAAAAACCCATTTTAATCGGTGGTGTTGGTTTATCTTTCTTGTTGTGGATGGGATCAATGCTTCAAGATACCTTAATGGGGGTTGGAGAATGGGGCATCCCAAGCGCGATCGCGCTAGGAACAGGTCTGTGGTTATGGCAATCACGAAAAACGCCTCCCACAGCACCCAAAGTTTTACCTAAAATTGACCAGAAGGTAGTAGAAGCGGAAATTCACAAAGTACAAACCATTCTGGAGAAAATTCAAGAAGAAGACTCAGACACTGATCCTTCCTACCTGCAAAGCCAGCTTAACAGCCTCTGGGAAAACCTCAACCGTGATTCCCTTAACCTTGTCATCACAGGGGGGAAAAATGTGGGGAAAACCAGCCTAAAAACAACCCTAGATCTTCCCTCCCATCACCTGAGTGAAACCTCTCCCCTTTATCAAAATGACAGTAATCTAGAAACCATCCAAACCACCGCCCTCACTAGCGAAGTTGTGATTTTTGTTGTCAATGGCGACATCACCGACTCCGAATATCAAACCCTTCAGCAATGGAGTCAACAGCAACAAAAACTTCTAGTCGTCTTTAATAAACAAGATCAATATTCCCCTGAAGAACAAGCCATTATTTATCAACAATTAAAAACGCGACTGACTCCGCTTATTTCCGAGAAGAATATTATCACTAGCACCGCTTCCCCTAACCCCATCAAAGTGCGAAAAGTCAAAGCTGATAATAGCCATGAAGAATGGGAAGAAACCCCATCTCCTGAGGTAGAAACTTTACAGACACGCTTAAATACGATTTTGACAGAAGAAAGACTAACCCTCCTGTATCAAAGCACCTGGCGTAAAGCCCAACAGTTAAAGTTAGAAGCAAAAACGATTCTTAACGAAATTCGCCGTCAACGCGCCCTTCCCTATATTGAGCAATATCAGTGGATTGCCGCTGGAACCGCTTTTGCTAATCCTGTGAGTAGTTTAGACTTACTAGCAACTGTCGCCATTAATACTCAGTTAATTGTTGACTTAGGCAAAATTTACCAGCAAACGTTTTCCTTTTCCCAAGCCCAGACTGTTGCAGGAACCCTCGGAAAACAGATGGTGCAATTAGGATTAGTTGAATTTTCCACCCAAGCCGTAACAGGAATCTTAAAAACGAATTTTGTCACTTATATTGCTGGGGGAACCGTCCAAGGTTTAAGTGCCGCCTATCTGACTCGTATCGCTGGATTAAGTTTAATTGAGTATTTCCAAGAACAAGAAATTAATGACACCACCCAAGTAAATCCGAATCGCCTACAAGCTAAATTACAAAAAGTGTTCCAAAATAATCAGCGCACCGCTTTGTTAAAAAGTTTAGTCCGACAGGGGAAAGAACGGCTATCACTGCAGGGCTAACTTTCCTGTTGCCTCAACCATGTCGCTTTTGATGCCATTGCCAGGCATGACTGAGAATTTGGTTTAACTCATCATATTGCGGTGTCCAACCCAATATTTGCTTTGCCTTGTCACTACTGCCAATTAAGGTTGGGGGATCTCCAGGGCGACGTTGGGCATCTTCCACAGCAAACTCTTTTCCCGTAACGGCTTTGGCAGTCGCAATCATTTCTTGTACAGTAAACCCATTGCCATTGCCTAAATTAAAAATCTCACTATTTCCGCCCTGTAGCAAGTATTCTAATCCCAAAACATGAGCTTGGGCTAAATCGGTTACATGAATATAGTCTCGAATACAAGTGCCATCGCGAGTGGGATAATCACGACCAAAGATTTTAATAGCTTTACGTTTTCCTAGAGCAGTGAGTAAAATCAGGGGAATGAGATGAGTTTCTGGGTTGTGATCTTCTCCTGTTCGCCCCTCAGGATCTGCCCCTGCCGCGTTAAAATACCGAAAAATAACGGATTTCAAATTATAGGCAGTATCAAAGTCTTTAAGGATACGTTCCACCATTAATTTACTCGCACCATAGGGGTTAATGGGGTTTTGAGGGTGGGTTTCGGGAATGGGAATTATCTCAGGAACGCCATAAGTGGCACAGGTGGAAGAGAAAACAAATTTGTTAACCCCTGCTTTTTGCATTGCTTCCAGTAAAGTGAGCGTTCCCACAACATTATTGTGATAATATTTGGCAGGGTTCTCCACTGACTCGCCCACATAGGCATAAGCAGCAAAGTGCATGACAGCGGAAATGTCTCGGGTTTGAAATAGTTGCTCCAGCAGAGAAGCATCGCAGGTATCTCCAACTACTAATTCTACCTTGAGTTGCTTTTCAACCAGATCACGATGGCCATAAACGAGATTATCGAGAATAACAACCTGATAGCCTTTTTCTTTTAAGGAAAGAACGGCATGAGAACCAATATAGCCCGCACCGCCGGTTACGAGAATGGTAGATGACATGGGAGGTTAATGAATGAGGGATAAGAAATAGTATAAACGCTAAGATCAATGATCTGTTTTCTTTGATTGTTCCTTATTGTTTATTGTTAATGGAAGATTGTCAATTATGCTTGGTCTTTTGGTGATGCTATTGGCGGCAATTTTTCTGTCAATTCAGAATGTCATTGTCCGTCTTTTTTTTGAAGGGACTGCTGAACTGGGAGGGGTTTTAACCTCTAATTTTGAGCATACTGTCCTATTTTTGCAGGTTAGAACCT
This window of the Euhalothece natronophila Z-M001 genome carries:
- a CDS encoding Mu transposase C-terminal domain-containing protein, with translation MNPAIDAKRHAPSAHRATYGKKLKDAAQKLGKSVRTVQRLVKRWEEEGLSALSTGERSDKGDHRIDSRLEEFILKTYKEGNKGSKRMTRKQVYLRTAIKAKELGLKPLSHMTVYRVLEPVIEAQEKKKSIRSPGWRGSQLSVKTRAGQDLSVEYSNHVWQCDHTRADILLVDKYGEILSRPWLTTVIDTYSRCIVGFHLGYDAPSSQVVSLALRHAMLPKRYGAEYKLHESWGTYGKPEHFFTDGGKDFRSNHLQQISAQLGFVCHLRDRPSEGGIVERPFKTFNTEFFSTLRGYTGSNVQERPKDAEKEACLTLRDLEQLFVRYIVDRYNQQIDARMGEQTRFQRWESGLIAMPELRSERELDICLMKQTRRRVQRGGYLQFENLMYRGEHLEGYVGENVTLRYDPNDITRLLVYRKEGNEDVFLTRAFASDWETEHLSLDEAKAMSRKLRNAGKTLSNHSISEEVRDRDQFVKEKKTKKERQKEEQAELLTPTANSTSKEIEEEAEGETVVPNEELVEEVEVLDYDEMLENYGW
- a CDS encoding glycoside hydrolase family 15 protein; this translates as MLIIHNEELLDLIRSHYSPVDIENILVRLLEKEALTFPRLENGLFPAAELDEETEYTGYSNVWVRDNIHVAHAHYVWGKTDIAVQNAQTLMAYFTKHRSRFEKIIDQPPLAKNVMNRPHVRFNGNTLEENPENWPHAQNDALGYFLWFYCFLVREGWISLTELDVKTLALFPLYFRAIAFWQDEDSGHWEETRKIEASSIGTVVAGLKALRQLNLNANFIAHCCEYNGEVITPRLLDELIEKGNIALNQILPAECIQKDPKKQRESDGALLFLIYPLGVISDAMAEKVRDRVLNNLEGKYGIKRYLGDSFWFPNYKTLLSQELRTADFSNEIEKRDAFLKEGQEAQWCIFDPIVSVIFGQDYQKTKHPENLQQQIHYLNRSLGQITGKNSEFGAYKCPELYHIEGEEYVPSDATPLLWTQANLIIALKMMEASLSNQH
- a CDS encoding slr1306 family protein; amino-acid sequence: MAVQLKKPILIGGVGLSFLLWMGSMLQDTLMGVGEWGIPSAIALGTGLWLWQSRKTPPTAPKVLPKIDQKVVEAEIHKVQTILEKIQEEDSDTDPSYLQSQLNSLWENLNRDSLNLVITGGKNVGKTSLKTTLDLPSHHLSETSPLYQNDSNLETIQTTALTSEVVIFVVNGDITDSEYQTLQQWSQQQQKLLVVFNKQDQYSPEEQAIIYQQLKTRLTPLISEKNIITSTASPNPIKVRKVKADNSHEEWEETPSPEVETLQTRLNTILTEERLTLLYQSTWRKAQQLKLEAKTILNEIRRQRALPYIEQYQWIAAGTAFANPVSSLDLLATVAINTQLIVDLGKIYQQTFSFSQAQTVAGTLGKQMVQLGLVEFSTQAVTGILKTNFVTYIAGGTVQGLSAAYLTRIAGLSLIEYFQEQEINDTTQVNPNRLQAKLQKVFQNNQRTALLKSLVRQGKERLSLQG
- the galE gene encoding UDP-glucose 4-epimerase GalE, with amino-acid sequence MSSTILVTGGAGYIGSHAVLSLKEKGYQVVILDNLVYGHRDLVEKQLKVELVVGDTCDASLLEQLFQTRDISAVMHFAAYAYVGESVENPAKYYHNNVVGTLTLLEAMQKAGVNKFVFSSTCATYGVPEIIPIPETHPQNPINPYGASKLMVERILKDFDTAYNLKSVIFRYFNAAGADPEGRTGEDHNPETHLIPLILLTALGKRKAIKIFGRDYPTRDGTCIRDYIHVTDLAQAHVLGLEYLLQGGNSEIFNLGNGNGFTVQEMIATAKAVTGKEFAVEDAQRRPGDPPTLIGSSDKAKQILGWTPQYDELNQILSHAWQWHQKRHG